The DNA sequence TCAAAACACTATAGGGAACGGCTCCCCAGACAAATCGATGTTTTTTGTTCAGCTTGATATTTCTTAATACCTCACCTGTAAATCTCAAATCATTAATTGGTACATCCTGATATATACTTCTCACGATTAATTCTTTATCGGCTTTTAATTTAAGCAGGTCACCGGCAATTCTAAGAGTTTGTGATGAAGTATTTGAATACCTAAAAACTCCCGTATCGCCAATAATTGCTGTCAAAAGAGCCGTAGCCGTCTTATTATCCAATTTAATTTTCCAGTCAGAATATATTAAAAATAACAATTCACCCACAGAACTAACTTTGTCGTCCACAAGATTTATCTTGCCGAAATGTGTGTTTGTCAGATGGTGATCAATAAGTATTATTGGTTTGGTCGGAAGTGGTATTGATAAATCGCCGGATACCATATCCCAGCTTGAGCTATCAAGAAAAATCAGTAAGTCGTATTTAGAAAAATCAAATGTCTTGAAATTAGTCGCAGGTTGAATATTTTTAAAGTCGGGTAAGAAATTCAAACGACTATCAAGTTCTGTCGGACATACAATCTCAACTTGTTTTCCCAATTTACTCAATACCCTACTTAACGAAATCGCACTTCCAATCGAATCCGGGTCAGGTCCGCGATGGCAATTAATTAATATATTGCTAGCTTTACTTA is a window from the Candidatus Woesebacteria bacterium genome containing:
- a CDS encoding bifunctional oligoribonuclease/PAP phosphatase NrnA, with the protein product MHYDKSRLIFDEISKASNILINCHRGPDPDSIGSAISLSRVLSKLGKQVEIVCPTELDSRLNFLPDFKNIQPATNFKTFDFSKYDLLIFLDSSSWDMVSGDLSIPLPTKPIILIDHHLTNTHFGKINLVDDKVSSVGELLFLIYSDWKIKLDNKTATALLTAIIGDTGVFRYSNTSSQTLRIAGDLLKLKADKELIVRSIYQDVPINDLRFTGEVLRNIKLNKKHRFVWGAVPYSVLKTTDQQMNAKELAVSIFAQCTKDTDFGLLMYEKEPENLSVTFRSRSNLDVSKMATILGGGGHKVAAGGSVHGLPFDKAVKKVIKIACKFATENSHTFTK